From Drosophila virilis strain 15010-1051.87 chromosome X, Dvir_AGI_RSII-ME, whole genome shotgun sequence, the proteins below share one genomic window:
- the Inx7 gene encoding innexin inx7: protein MLGTFSSVKQYLKFDISRVVIDNIVFKLHYRWTFVLLLVATLLITSRQYIGEHIQCISDNVVAPVINTFCFFTPTFTVVRHLNNTALDSGSIFQPGIGPYNRKEDVIKRHAYYQWVPFVLFGQALCFYLPHALWKKLEGGRVKALVYGLRMVGLTKYLKNDSMRIGKLNIPSMAEVEDRVINIRRTMIDRMRLNQSWGAHLVFAELLNLLNLCLQIYWTNRFLGREFLTLGVKVLRERWVDKMDALDVVFPKVTKCTFYKYGSAGSLQEHDTLCVMALNIMNEKIYTILWFWYSFLLVVTVLGLLWRLFTLIFYHNVTFTKCALYWAKPGKMDESDLKSIIEKCNFSNWMFLFFLRTNLSEFLFQKVIYHLASEFPNDPIHDNDINDYRARERELPSGSTGKYPLLGGLDTVDAPLLHHRGAGPVLATPKSPTDGATLPI, encoded by the exons ATGTTGGGCACCTTCAGTTCGGTTAAGCAATACCTCAAGTTCGATATATCGCGCGtggttatcgataacattgtGTTCAAGCTGCACTATCGCTGGACCTttgtgctgttgctggtggCAACCCTGTTGATAACCTCACGCCAATACATTGGCGAGCACATACAGTGCATATCCGATAATGTGGTCGCGCCCGTTATAAATACATTCTGCTTCTTTACGCCCACATTCACAGTG GTGCGTCACCTGAACAACACGGCGCTAGACTCCGGCTCCATTTTCCAGCCGGGCATCGGACCCTACAATCGCAAGGAGGATGTGATCAAAAGGCACGCCTACTATCAGTGGGTGCCCTTTGTGCTGTTCGGGCAGGCGCTGTGCTTCTATCTGCCGCACGCGCTCTGGAAGAAACTGGAGGGTGGACGCGTCAAGGCCTTGGTCTATGGCTTGCGCATGGTTGGGCTGACCAAGTATCTGAAGAACGATAGCATGCGCATTGGTAAACTGAATATACCCTCGATGGCCGAGGTGGAGGATCGCGTGATCAACATACGACGCACTATGATCGATCGGATGCGTCTGAATCAATCTTGGGGTGCACATTTGGTCTTTGCCGAGCTGCTCAATTTGTTGAATCTGTGCCTACAAATCTATTGGACAAATCGGTTTCTCGGTCGCGAGTTTCTCACGTTGGGCGTGAAGGTGCTTCGCGAACGCTGGGTCGATAAAATGGATGCACTCGACGTGGTCTTTCCCAAAGTCACCAAATGCACGTTCTACAAATATGGCTCGGCTGGCTCGCTCCAAGAGCACGATACACTCTGTGTCATGGCACTGAATATCATGAACGAGAAGATCTACACAATACTCTGGTTCTGGTATTCGTTCCTGTTGGTTGTCACCGTTTTGGGTCTGCTCTGGCGCCTCTTCACGCTCATCTTCTACCATAA CGTTACCTTCACCAAATGTGCTCTGTACTGGGCCAAGCCCGGCAAAATGGATGAATCGGATCTGAAGTCAATTATAGAGAAATGCAATTTCTCGAATTGGATGTTCCTGTTCTTTTTGCGCACCAATCTGTCCGAGTTCCTCTTCCAAAAGGTCATCTACCATTTGGCCAGCGAGTTTCCCAACGATCCGATACACGATAACGATATCAATGATTATCGAGCACGGGAACGTGAGTTGCCCAGCGGCAGTACCGGAAAGTATCCGCTTCTCGGTGGACTGGATACGGTTGATGCGCCGCTGTTGCATCATCGGGGGGCGGGGCCCGTTTTGGCAACGCCAAAATCGCCCACAGATGGCGCCACGTTGCCCATTTGA